In Rosa chinensis cultivar Old Blush chromosome 1, RchiOBHm-V2, whole genome shotgun sequence, a genomic segment contains:
- the LOC112199206 gene encoding uncharacterized protein LOC112199206: MLEDLLEKKVIELPECKRLEEMHRVKDPKYCKYHRLVSHPVEKCFVLKDLIMNLAKQGRIELDVDDVAEVNCTTIVFGSFEPAPLPSLPMKAPYQLSRKPCTKSKLEKVKPIQQESLAPVATPKVDSVVDDEGWILVTRKKARKSSSPCVPIIQAKYKQSQGNRQCLEKGKTRFVKERGNPFVRRPHGVASSIRAFPKKGNKQEEVRTTHMTTSYESGSKDSAKAESSTVNTNQTSKENEVLKQLEDLPFHFSIPDLLQLPKSTRGALVQVLIDMGKNSTNINKVKPKECVTCVADCDAIHFTDEDLQLGSKPHNRPLFVSGYVRDQKINRMIVDGGSAVNIMPRSTMKQLGINVEELSRSRLMIQGFNQGGQRAIGMIRVDMTIGEMKSNTLFHVIDAKTSYNLLLGRPWVHENGVIPSTLHQCFKFYDGGVKTVVGDTKPFTEAESLRILSSTWMMKQ, from the coding sequence ATGTTGGAAGATTTACTTGAGAAGAAGGTGATAGAGCTCCCAGAATGCAAGCGGCTCGAGGAAATGCATCGTGTCAAGGACCCGAAATATTGCAAGTATCATCGGCTCGTTAGTCACCCAGTGGAGAAATGCTTTGTTCTGAAAGATTTAATAATGAATCtcgccaagcaaggaaggatcGAGTTGGATGTCGACGATGTTGCTGAGGTAAACTGCACTACCATCGTGTTTGGGTCATTCGAGCCTGCCCCATTGCCTTCTCTTCCAATGAAAGCACCATATCAGCTCTCGAGGAAGCCATGCACGAAGTCAAAGTTGGAGAAAGTCAAGCCAATCCAGCAAGAGAGCCTCGCGCCTGTTGCTACTCCTAAAGTTGACTCAGTTGTTGATGACGAGGGATGGATACTTGTCACTCGGAAGAAGGCACGCAAGAGCTCATCGCCATGTGTACCTATCATTCAAGCAAAATACAAGCAGTCACAAGGAAATCGTCAATGTCTCGAGAAAGGTAAGACAAGATTTGTCAAGGAAAGGGGCAATCCTTTTGTTCGAAGACCCCATGGTGTGGCTTCGTCAATAAGAGCCTTTCCCAAGAAAGGCAACAAACAAGAAGAAGTGAGAACTACCCACATGACCACAAGCTACGAAtctggttcgaaggattctgccAAGGCTGAGTCAAGCACAGTCAATACTAACCAAACGTCAAAGGAGAATGAGGTGTTGAAGCAGCTAGAAGACCTACCATTTCACTTTAGCATCCCTGATCTACTACAACTACCAAAATCGACAAGAGGTGCTTTGGTACAGGTGTTGATTGACATGGGCAAGAACTCcacaaacattaacaaggtgaaACCGAAGGAATGCGTCACGTGTGTTGCAGATTGTGATGCCATCCACTTTACGGATGAAGACCTTCAGTTAGGCTCTAAGCCGCATAATAGACCTCTCTTCGTGTCAGGGTATGTGCGAGATCAAAAGATAAACCGCATGATTGTAGACGGAGGGTCTGCTGTAAACATTATGCCTAGGTCGACCATGAAGCAGCTTGGCATCAATGTAGAAGAGTTGTCTCGAAGCCGTCTCAtgattcaaggcttcaaccaAGGGGGGCAAAGAGCCATAGGCATGATCAGAGTAGACATGACAATTGGAGAAATGAAGTCGAACACTTTGTTTCACGTGATTGATGCGAAGACCTCCTACAATTTATTGTTGGGGCGACCATGGGTTCACGAAAATGGTGTCATTCCCTCCACTCTTCATCAATGCTTCAAGTTCTATGATGGCGGAGTAAAAACAGTAGTAGGTGATACTAAACCATTCACTGAAGCTGAATCTTTGCGGATTCTAAGTTCTACATGGATGATGAAACAATaa
- the LOC112199214 gene encoding uncharacterized protein LOC112199214, producing MAKWALLLNQYEIIYIQAKAVKGQALADFLADHPIPADWEISDELPDEEVFNTEVLPAWQMFFDGSSRADGAGASVVFISPYRQILPYAFTLGELCSNNVAEYQALIVGLQTAAEMKISNLEVYGDSKLVVDQLLTVYEVKKEDLVPYFRLATQLLKGFDVVTLTHVPRKENQTAEALANLAATLALSEDEIIHLPICQRWVVPTISELWHEYSNVVSVYEIDVDDWRYPLIDYLERNKLSDDPKQRLDIRRRVSRFFYYKETLYRRSFDGLLLRCLGKEEAAKAMEEAHSGIAWSMHKGVRLASFMQTSSINHQSHCIQRLLPTPFDVWGLDAVGPITPKSSASHSYILAATDSFSKWAEAVPLKEIKKENVVDFIKGNIIQRYGVPRCIITDNAKYFSNSAMEKLCEKYHFKLHFSSMYNAPANGLAEAFNKTLCNILKKVVSKTKRDWHERMGEALWAYRTTYRTPTKATPYSLVYGVEAVLPLEKQIPSLRIALQEGLTDEENVKLRLQELEALDEKRLDAQQHLECYQARMSRAFNKGVRPRSFQVGDLVLAVRRPIIMTHKTGPKFQSKWDGPYVVREVYTNGAYKIVAEDGLRIGPINGKFLKRYYA from the exons ATGGCAAAATGGGCACTACTCCTCAATCAGTATGAGATCATCTACATACAGGCCAAAGCGGTTAAAGGACAAGCATTGGCTGACTTCTtagcggatcatcctattcctgcGGATTGGGAGATTTCAGATGAGTTGCCAGATgaagaagtctttaatacaGAGGTCCTCCCTGCTTGGCAAATGTTCTTCGATGGGTCTTCACGAGCAGATGGGGCAGGAGCTAGTGTGGTCTTTATTTCTCCATACAGGCAGATATTGCCTTACGCCTTTACTCTTGGTGAATTATGTTCCAATAATGTTGCTGAATACCAAGCGCTAATTGTGGGACTACAAACCGCAGCTgaaatgaaaatctcaaatctagAGGTGTATGGAGACTCGAAGTTAGTAGTTGATCAATTATTAACTGTCtatgaagtgaagaaagaggatTTAGTACCTTATTTTCGGCTCGCCACACAACTCTTAAAGGGTTTTGATGTTGTCACACTAACGCAtgtgccaagaaaagaaaatcaaacagcaGAGGCTTTGGCCAACTTAGCAGCaactttggcattatcagaggaTGAGATCATACACCTTCCAATCTGCCAACGGTGGGTCGTACCAACAATCTCTGAGCTTTGGCATGAATACTCCAATGTTGTCTCTGTTTACGAGATTGATGTGGATGACTGGAGGTACCCGTTGATTGATTACCTTGAGCGAAATAAGTTGTCTGATGATCCAAAGCAACGCTTGGACATCAGACGAAGAGTATCACGCTTCTTCTACTATAAGGAGACTCTTTATCGACGATCATTCGATGGATTGCTTCTTAGATGTCTGGGGAAAGAGGAAGCTGCTAAGGCTATGGAGGAAGCTCATTCAGGA ATTGCATGGAGTATGCACAAAGGTGTCAGGCTTGCCAGTTTCATGCAAACTTCATCCATCAACCACCAGAGCCACTGCATCCAACGATTGCTTCCTACCCCATTCGATGTGTGGGGACTTGATGCTGTTGGGCCCATAACTCCGAAATCctccgccagtcactcatacatTCTAGCGGCTACGGATTCCTTTTCAAAGTGGGCAGAGGCGGTACCgcttaaagaaataaagaaagaaaatgttgtagacTTCATCAAAGGGAATATCATTCAACGATATGGTGTTCCTCGCtgcatcatcacagacaatgccAAGTACTTTTCCAATAGTGCCATGGAGAAACTCTGTGAGAAATATCACTTCAAGTTACACTTTTCTTCTATGTACAACGCCCCGGCAAATGGGTTGGCTGAAGCATTCAACAAGacattgtgtaacattttgaagaaagttgtcagcaaaacaaaaagggattgGCATGAAAGAATGGGCGAGGCGCTCTGGGCCTATAGAACGACATATCGAACTCCCACGAAAGCTACACCTTACTCCCTTGTATATGGTGTTGAAGCTGTCTTACCCTTGGAGAAACAGATTCCATCTCTGAGGATTGCTTTGCAAGAAGGACTGACTGATGAAGAGAACGTTAAGTTACGCCTTCAGGAGTTGGAAGCCTTAGATGAAAAGAGACTTGACGCGCAACAGCACTTGGAATGCTATCAAGCTCGAATGTCACGAGCTTTCAACAAAGGGGTTCGACCCAGATCCTTTCAAGTTGGTGATCTAGTGCTTGCTGTGCGCAGACCTATCATTATGACACACAAGACTGGTCCAAAGTTTCAGTCAAAGTGGGATGGACCTTATGTAGTTCGCGAAGTCTACACCAATGGAGCCTACAAAATTGTGGCTGAAGATGGCCTGAGGATTGGCCCCATAAATGGAAAGTTCTTGAAGAGATACTATGCTTGA